TTTCAATTGGGGCAGTATACTCCAATTGGGACCTGATTAGAGATTATGTATCCTCATTGGGACTAGCGAGTTTCAATTGGGGCAGTATACTCCAAGTGGGACCTCACTGGGAAAAGGATACTCTACTTAATTAAGCATTTCACACTCACTGTCAACTAAACTATCCCAATGAGGGTACACGACTATCCTGATTAGGATTCTTTACTAGCCCGATCAGGGTAATAATTCATCAAACTTGGATGAGACTGACCCCTAAATAGTTCCGCACAAAAAAGCAAGCATGAAGTCCATCAAAAATCATGGACCAAATAAATAACTTGTCTCGCTACGCGTCCATATTTTGAATTGTTCCGCACTCAATGAACCAATCGTAAACCTTCATTGTAGTGCGTCGTCATAAATATTTGTCAGAAACATATGCTCAGGGCGCAAAATTTGTTCTTATCTTAATTTTTTGAGACAagccaattgtgtgtgtgttttttaggCCAATGCATGCCGTATGACATATCATGTGAAATAGTACGACTATTTGTTGTGTTTACCATCTTTAAGACAGTAATTAAAAAAGATATTAATTATACTAATTATTCGTTTAATGTTACTTTTGATGCAAGTGTAACGGAATaaatttttgacaattattCCTATGGTAACAAGAGTGTTTGGTGTATCATTGACTTCTTTTCGATAGGTGGCCAAAAAAGGAAATCTGTGGAAAatcacaaatattttaaaaatgccTTCTCTTTAAAACTGAATTGACCACATTCAACCACATGAGGGCGCTTTTATCATAGAATGTCTTGCATCACAACTATAGTTGTATCTTATTTGAATTGCCTTGACAGAGCTTTTACTTGAATTGCACCAATGATGAAATCCAAAAATAACAGCAAACGTTTTGCACCACTTCAATTTAGTTCACGAACTCGGGTAATCTGTTCGTCACTTTCAGATCTCGCATGGTACAAGCTTCATTTTTTGTTCTTCCTATCCGGTCGCCTTGGCAACTTCATCCCCTTCACCTCTCCGTTAAATCTCTTGATAAGAAGAAGCTCATTTGGGTTTCCAGAAATCGGAGGAAGGATTAAAGGAACTTTGTGGAACCTGTGGGAGGGGCTGCTGGTCTTCTTGCAAAGATTTCCGTACTCTTCTTTGGTGAGGATGGGGATGAACCCAACTGCCTTTGTGACTTGCTCCGTCAGTCTGGAGTTGTTGACATCGGCTGTGATTGGTCTTACAGCGGCGAGATTCTGCACTCTCATGCTGATGTTCTGCCCAGAAGACTGACCATGAGGGCGGTGTTGCTTCTTAGCGTTGTCGTGGCGAAGAGAATGGAGATACCTCTTCATTTCTTGTCTCAGGAGGGCCTCGTCCGACTCTTCACGTACACCAAAACCTGCGTCATCATTTGTTGAGATTATTTCTCTTTCGACTGTTTTGGTTTGACTTTCTGTGTGACCTCTTCCAACAGCTACTAGACTGCTGTTCACAAGCTTCTGTTGACCTCTAGAGGTCATTATGACAGCTGCCTTTGGGGTCAAGGTCAGATTTGACCCCTGTCTTTGTACCTGCATTAAGTGTGTCGGCTTACTAACTTTTTCAGGACTTGCACCATCTCGGAGAAGCCGGTTGCAAAAGTTCAGTAGCACCTTACAATCGTCTGAGTTTCTTCCCCCTTTTGAATTTGTTAACTCGGAGCATTCATCATCTTTTTCGTCagtatgacctttgacctctgaaGACTCGAGGTCACCAGACTCGGACAGTCTGCCATAGTTCAAAGTATGGTTACGCAGCAGAACTGCTCTAAGCAGAGTACTGTCGTCCTCAAAGTCGCATTCGGGTTTGTTCTCGCATTCGAAATCCATCGCATGAAGCGTGTCTTCTGTCGCCTGGGGGTTTTGCCTCCCTGTTTGTAGTTTTGGTTCCTGAGAATTGTTCTCGCCATCGTTTGATGAAGTCTCATCAAGCCACGGACAGTGAGCAGTCCAGACAGCCTCGCACCCTTTGCTCAACTGAGGTTGTGCTGTAACAAAAGGGTTTGATCAGTTAACAGATTTGAATCAGTGTAGAATTTACACAAATTTTTATATGCTAATTTGGAGCAATCTGTGGAAATTCAACACGATTCAGAAACAAAAAGTATACCATCTTCAAAACAATGGAGGACAAGCAAGTAGATTCAAAATAACAGTAACGGTCTTATTTGAATGTTTAAGAATCTTGGCAGAGGGAAAGCAGGATGAAAGTATTGAGATTCCAAAGTGACAACAGGGAGTTTGATGAAGAAGAAGATCGACATCAGCCTCTAAAGTACCAACTTAGTGACTGGAACATACCTTTTTCTGTTTTACTTGCCTCCGTCAGAGGTAGGTTGTTAAACACTTCAACAGCAATGCTGTTCTCTGGATACCAAGAATCAGATTCACCCTCGTTGCTTCTTGTTTCATTGCCAGTATCCTCTGCATCCATCTCTTCCTCATCTCTCTTTCCTCCAAGATCTTCTTTGCTCTCTTCAGAAAGTTCTTCCATATTAGAGACCTGCTTCTCAAGCACCTGCTTCTCAGACACCTGAGCTTCCTCAACTCGATAGGTCTTACTCCCGTTATCCCGACTTCTGTTCTCCTGATTCCCGTTCTCCTGACTCCCTTTCTCCTGATCGCAAGAGCACTGTCCGCCCGGCTGATTCAGGTACCACCTGGAGTTCCTGGCGAAACCTTTCCAGTCTTGGACTTCCGGGCAAACAGTGCAGATGTCCGAGTGGTGTCGTCTCCGTATTGGTGGGAGGGGCTTTCGTGGCAATGGCATCGGGGAGGAGGTTCTTGTAGAAATGTTGCATCCACGCTGCTGGATGATGGTCAAGTTGCTTGGGCAGGGGTTAGAAATGGCGACACCAGTCTCAGCATCTAGGGAATGAGGTAAATATAAAACGTTTTGTTTTACTGCAGACTGAAAAAGTTATCATCTTGTAGAAAAATGCAAAATACCATATGTGTAGACTTtgatttacaatttgttttgtgtgtgaaatgcAATTCTTGCCAATCACTGGTGAGATCTATTGTAATTGGTCCGGGTTGTGGAATGCTGTTCAAAAATTGCAAACTATTAAAATCATGTTCTAGTTCACTAACTAATTTCATTTGGTTCTTCATACAGGTATCCTTTTACTTTGGCCacgaaatttcagacagaaattgAAAAACATTGTCCTGTACCTCCTGTCGATCCAGATGATTTAGATACAGCCCTTGATCTTGATCTAGTTAGGTTCGTCGTACCACAACAGATTATTTCCGAAGAAAGTCGGCCTTCTCTTCTATCTGCCTCAACTTTTCCCGCTTCCCCTGACAACCTGGCACTTGGTAGAGATGATATTTTCGGCAGCCTCATCAGCGTACCAACTGGTTTTTGGTGTCTAATAGATTTCCTCTCAGCTCTTGCCGCATTCTTGCGGGGCTCCTCTCTCCTCTCGACTTTCGCCAGCCGCAGGAACGCTCCGTGTTTCCCAGTAAAACGAAGTGGAGTGTAAGGCATTTTTTGATGATTAGTGTTGAGCGGTGTGGGGTCCGACTGTGCAGAGCAAACCGATCCGGTCTTGCTTTGACCGGTCGGAACCGGTTCTGTGTTGGATGTAGGTTGGTTTGGGATTGGGGGGCACATGGCTTCTTCTGCCGCTACTTTAGGCTTTTCGTTGGCATTGGAGATCGTCTGAATGATAGCCATGTCGTCTTCAAGTTGTTCACTCTTCGTTATGAATCCTGTGAAATTTCTGAAGAAAAGTTTGTAGAAATTAATGACATGTCTTGGTACACTTCCGATTTTATTAGTTCACGTTGCAAAGGAGTGACAGTCTCAGAAATAATCCACCCAAATGTATACGAAAAATGCATGGAGTAGCTCTGGTGTATTAAGATTGACATCCATTATAGTCACCATCTACTGATTTTATTCATTCTCACTACTCGATCATCTCCTTCAAGGAACtgactgtctttaaagacagtggacactattggtatttgtcaaagaccagtcttctcacttggtgtatctcaacatatgaatgaattaacaaacctgtgcaaatttgagctcatttggtcgtcgaagttgcgagataataatgaaagaaaaaacacccttgtcacacgaagttgtgtgcgtttagatggttgatttcgagacctaaagttctaaacttgaggtctcgaaatcaaattcgtggaaaattacttctttctcgaaaactacgtcacttcagaggaagccgtttctcacaatgtgttataccatcaacctctccccattactcattaccaggagaggttttatgctgataatcattttgagtaattaccaatagtgttcactgcctcaACTTAAATATAGATGAAAAGGGCCCAAAAggaagatcatcttaacaaGCACATAAACAAACCGACTTACTCTTCAAATAAAAGCTTGCTTAAATTCTTAACATCGTAACCGACTCCGTCCGGACATCTAGAGGCCTCACACGCTGCTTCTACACGGGTCTCAACAAGTCGTTCTTCTCCTCCTTTCGTAGCTGCGTCAACAGGGACAACTTCCGAGATTGTGTCGGGGGAATTCTTGCCTCCGGTCCGTGGAACTTCCCCGGTGGGGACAGCGTCTCCTTTTGGGATCACGGGGTGACTTTTTGGTAGTCGGCGTTTTCTTTGCTGGAGTGTGGCAAGGGATCTGGTGGTCATCTTCCTGTGTTGCTTTTTGGGTTCCGGGGCGGCGGCGATGATCGCCTTGAAATATTTCCCCTTGGGATTCGTCGCCTGCGATTCGGTCATCACTTTTGATCTTTCAATCAAAAAAGTTAGAAATTGAAAGCTTATCGGGAAACGAGACCGTTCGTATGGTATATCttaatggaacacgttgccttggatcggtcgagttggtatttaaaaagcgtttgtaaccgtttgttatgaaatgcatatggttagaaagatattttaaaggtagaatacaatgatccacacaaatttggttcaaaaatgcacggttttcgttttactttacgaactaacacggtcggccatttatgggagttatgggacgaggtaaaatgaaaaccgtgcaatttcgaggcatgtttgtgtggatcattgtattctacttttacaacatctctctacccatatgtattttataacaaacggttacaaacgcttttcaaaggccaactcgaccgacccaaggcaacgtgttcctttaaccactaTCATTCATAGTAAAGGGTAACACAAATATCTTTATTACTTTTAGAATATTTAACGTTgacaaatttgaaacaaaattgaggAGCCCGTTTTTTTCTTCCCTTGCCTTGCTTCTCTCTAGGAAAGATGGATTCCATGCTCACCCAAAGCAAGCACAACATGGACCACAAACGTTctcataaaaaacaaaaattacgaaCGACGCAAGGACAACATAGAACGTAAAAACGAGAAGTTAGACCGTGTTATTGGTTGAAGTTTTTAAATTCTCACCTTATATCCGGCATTTCCGTAAAATTTAAACGGCAGCGATACAAAGGAGACGAAAAGCAGCTGTGTTTATcgcacattattttttttatgtaggcCCTACGTCGTTCACACGCGCATCACAGAGCGCGCGCAGACACAGTACACAGCGGCATGCCGCGGCGTTATATTAACGCgcgcttcttctttttttttggtgcgctttttgtttaatttcttttacGCGGGCGTAGACAAATGTTTTCCGcgcagtttttgaaaaaaatccggCCCGAACCAATCTCTGTAGTATATTATGTAGCCTAGCCGcggcaaataaataaaaccaccACGATTTGTTTCTGTAGGCCTATACGCAGTTCACAGCTTCGTTGTTTTTAAAGTTGGGGGTGCGATTGGGGAGGGGGCCAGATGTAGAATCACAAGAGGTAAAACCTTGTAGTTTGGTAACAAAAACTGCTGAATATTATAGAAATCTTGCCAAACTTTGTACTTGccaaattttgcaaaaaaaaacgtgtCAGGCTCAGAGCCTTGTGAActggtcaaattttgcacaaacatgTGTATTTGTCATTTATGCACAAACATTGTGTACAAGgcagccttgtgaacttgtgaaCTCTAAGCGGGGTCAGTGTGAACGTTTGCGCCTGAGATAACGGTGGGGTTAAACAAAACTCATTATGGGTTTGTGTCCTCCCCGGGCTGTAATCCACGGGGATAGAATAGTCTGGAAAAGGCTTTAAGGGTTTTAAACCTAGCTATTATTATACTCGTGCCTGCAACATGTTCATTGTCATTCGATTGATGGAATTCGATAACATGTCATGTACGTGCCATCCTTTATTCTGTTCTTCTTTGGCACGCGTGTATTGTCTGCGGATGTGGCCCCGCCTCTTGCTAGCtgttctattttttatttacagtcaCCCTTTTATTTAATTCAAACAAGCCATTCTTTAATCAAATTCACCGCCGGAATCCACTGTATTTGGTGAATGGCTACAAAGAAGTTCATCAATTAAACAGGAAACTGAAAGTTCAAAATCTTAAAACAGATAAATACTGCGTCTTATAGCGACTCGAGTTCCAACTGGTGAGAAAATCTGTTGGAATGGCTCGTtcttacaataatttttttatagcgACGACATGTAGAATAAAAGCCTGGAAATAACTGTGACATAGGCATTCATAAGAATGGTTAACATGCAAATCACCGGAACAATGTAGCAAAGACAGTTGCATACAGCAACCTGCATAACTGTCGTTGGGAGTTTTATGCACTGATGCACACAGGAAGTTTGTGCGCGGTTTTCAAAGCACACATTGCGTATTAAGACCGCATGGCCATTTGGTCAGTACTGAACAACGACTGCACCACCACGGACTGGGTGTGAACCTTCTCAGCTGTACGACGGGTCTAGGCCGCTGCATTTCTGATGAACTTAATaaatcaatgtttgtatgagagagagattggctgttgcggCCAGCTTGGCCTTgacatccccttgtgggagtgtgccgagttcccttaatggaaagatcatcttaacaaacaaGTTGGTTACATTTTGTGATAAACTTTTCGATGAACTTTGaacaaaccaatgtttgtgtgagagagagattggctgttgcggCCAGCTTGGCCTTgacatccccttgtgggagtgtgccgagttcccttgacgggaagatcatcttaacaaacaaatTGGTTACATTTTGTCATAACTTTACGAGAACGTGTGCGGTTTGGCGTTAAGGTACCAGCGGGTGAAAAGCTCACTTCTTTCGGCCGAGAATTCAGCAGAAATAAGGTAAGTGTTTACTTTGTTTACCGGTTGAGTTTTTAATGAAATCTAGCATAACTCCCCTAAAATTTCATTGCTGTCCCGGTGACACTCTAAATATGTTATTTTCAATCATGAGAACAATTCCGAGGTAGCGCTAATTATCGAGGAACGATAATGCATGTGCTGCTGTAGCCTTAATCATGGACTCTTTTCGTTTGCAAAAGGAGTCCGTGATTGTAGAATATTccatggataactttccgtatggcgccaccactttttcactcatttttacaaaaagggatatatcaatcaggtaaattagatactatattattttatttcgaatgaaaaagtggtggcgccatacggaaacttgtCCACTACGGAATAACCCCCTTCTTGTCTGTCATAGACACAGTCATCCTcaccaaatgtttttaaatccaACTTCAAAACcaatttgtttgtgattttaatcacaaacaaattCTGGTGTGTAATTTGTAGGCTACATTTGTTTctgcatgtttttttatattttatttccatGTGCAATTTAAtatacattattatttatatattttttatttctagtGAGACTGTGACGAGAGAGGGCGGTATGCAGTTATTATCTATGGATTGTGTGGTTTGTGTCGATGGATCTGGAGGATGAACAAAGCAAGTCACCAATGGACCAAGGTAGGGGCAAATTGCTGTATCCGACCGACCACTTTTCATTCTAAAAACCCCTTAAAGACTATGCACTGTGGCTAGTGTGTGGCCTCGATTCTCCAATACCCTATTTCCAAATGTCACACCACTAGCACCAAAGTTTGGgctaaatgtttttgttttttttggggggggggggcaaaaagataggcaccattttgttttcaatcccCCTATAGTTAACCACTGCACTCCACACTAAGTAGTTTTGAAATACGATTTGATTGCCAAACCTGGTGATAAGCACTTTATTGCTTATGCGCTTCCATTTTGTTTATGAAAAGTtgacattgtgaaaaaaaaacaatgattatTTACCATTctaacattaaacaaaaactaTGTGATTCCATTCGTTTAATTTAAAAAGTTGGCattgtttaaaaagaaacaatgaTTATTTACAACTCCAACATTAAACAATATGCAAATGATAATCAAAATATAAGGAGGTCGGATACCCCAAGTTTGTCTAAAATGGAGACAAGAAAGAGAACAAGAAGAAGACGGCGAAAGGTAGAGgaagatctaacccgttctcttgcagagtccctCCCCTTTGTAATCCCGACCCCCCACTCCAAGATGCTAACcaaacttgttgatgttgtccttaaCATGTTTATCTTTCTTGGCGATGTCACACTGTCCCAGGCTTCTTCTTGAggtgcatattggtcgaagccaatgatgcttttttttaattagaagACTGGTCCATCTGGACATTTCTTTTGGTGTTGTAACTTTGAGTCGCCAGTTGTCATGTTTCTGTCAAAATTGTCATGATTTTATAATTAAAGCGTAGAATTAAAAAGTAGTACAATCTGCAATAAGATTACATTTTTTGGTAgataagaaaatataaaatagcGTTCCTATaacataaataatttttttgccGAGTGTGTTTTGTACTCCAGGCACAAAAAGCCTCCACTCCTTTGTTCGGACCTTACATATCCTGCGTTAAATAAGTTCCTATCATCTCTGACTAGCCACTGATCTACATTCATTTTATGGTCAATGGTTGATTTAGGAAtactaaataaataattaagacAGACTAAATTAATTAGTGTTTACGAACTCCCGAAATCAGCATTACATCAAATTATGATGTAGCCAATTTAAACTCCGTATTAATCTCCAAGAAAACTGATAacatatttacaaaatatttagTATAGTAAGAGGAAAGTAATAAAAAACTGGACCGCAAGCCAAATCTGTGTTAGTTGTGAATTATTTCCCCCATTTACCATTGAGTCTATTTGTTTTTAGTGCTGTGACAAACAAGGCATagggaaagaaacaaaacaaaaaagtgtcaaaaaaaag
This region of Asterias amurensis chromosome 22, ASM3211899v1 genomic DNA includes:
- the LOC139953780 gene encoding uncharacterized protein produces the protein MCDKHSCFSSPLYRCRLNFTEMPDIRSKVMTESQATNPKGKYFKAIIAAAPEPKKQHRKMTTRSLATLQQRKRRLPKSHPVIPKGDAVPTGEVPRTGGKNSPDTISEVVPVDAATKGGEERLVETRVEAACEASRCPDGVGYDVKNLSKLLFEENFTGFITKSEQLEDDMAIIQTISNANEKPKVAAEEAMCPPIPNQPTSNTEPVPTGQSKTGSVCSAQSDPTPLNTNHQKMPYTPLRFTGKHGAFLRLAKVERREEPRKNAARAERKSIRHQKPVGTLMRLPKISSLPSARLSGEAGKVEADRREGRLSSEIICCGTTNLTRSRSRAVSKSSGSTGDAETGVAISNPCPSNLTIIQQRGCNISTRTSSPMPLPRKPLPPIRRRHHSDICTVCPEVQDWKGFARNSRWYLNQPGGQCSCDQEKGSQENGNQENRSRDNGSKTYRVEEAQVSEKQVLEKQVSNMEELSEESKEDLGGKRDEEEMDAEDTGNETRSNEGESDSWYPENSIAVEVFNNLPLTEASKTEKAQPQLSKGCEAVWTAHCPWLDETSSNDGENNSQEPKLQTGRQNPQATEDTLHAMDFECENKPECDFEDDSTLLRAVLLRNHTLNYGRLSESGDLESSEVKGHTDEKDDECSELTNSKGGRNSDDCKVLLNFCNRLLRDGASPEKVSKPTHLMQVQRQGSNLTLTPKAAVIMTSRGQQKLVNSSLVAVGRGHTESQTKTVEREIISTNDDAGFGVREESDEALLRQEMKRYLHSLRHDNAKKQHRPHGQSSGQNISMRVQNLAAVRPITADVNNSRLTEQVTKAVGFIPILTKEEYGNLCKKTSSPSHRFHKVPLILPPISGNPNELLLIKRFNGEVKGMKLPRRPDRKNKK